Genomic window (Spirosoma sp. KCTC 42546):
CAGGTACGTTAGTGCATGGACGGCTTCATTGCTTCGTTAGACGTGAGATGGATTTTTGTGGCGAGTCGTAGTATATCGCCCTGCTCACAGTATTGGTTGGCTATTCTTGAAAATCGTTGCCCTTTGCATACAGCTCCGTTCGCATTTCGACCAGGATCTGATTGATCCGATCAACATCGGGTCGGTTTGGGAGGAAGCTTCTGGCGGCTGCAGCGTCAATTTGTACTACTTTTTGTTCGGCCTGACTAATGAGGTCGTCGTAATCGAAAGCACCCGCCCGGATTTTTAGTAGATCTGCTCGATTTGGCCGACGTACCAGTACCTGGCCTGTTTCCAGAATTTCGAAAGCCATATCCAGCAACCGAAACGTGTGCATCATATTTTTAGCGTCGTAATTTTTTCCATGCTCGATGGTATTCTGGTAACGAGCGTCGTTCCGTTTCTCAACCCAGTCCCAATACTCGCGGTAATCTTTGCAATAACTGGAATAGCCGTCGTGATTGACGTACAGATAGGTTTCGGGCTCCCGATCTTTGGGGACGCTACTGAGGGAGACTTCGGCGGAATCGATACCAGAAATGAGGCCCTGAAAGCCTAATTTGGCTGTTTCGTCGTAAAATAAGGCATAAACATCGCGGGCGTGTGGAACGTTTACCAGGCCGCAATTTTCGGATTGTCCACCCCGATCAGCTAGCCAGTCCAGAACGGGAATCGACCCTTGCCCACGTACTACATAGCAGAAGTTGAGCAGTGATTTACGCTCCTTCGGCATTGGATTCAGTATCTTCTTGTTCAGTCCCCGCGCTTTTTTGATCTGGCTGATGGCGTAGCCTGCAAACGTATCCCGGCACAGTTTCGATAGAAAATCAGCGGGCTGCAGACGATCAACTACAGGGTGCTTGTAGATAATGCAATCGTCAGGCGCGCAGAGTAGTTCGAGAATATTGGGATTGTTTTTAGATAGCAGTTCGACAAACCGACGCAGCTCGTAGAAAATAACGTCGTTTTTGTCATCGTTCACCTGCTCCACATAACGTAATCCGTATAGATCAGCCTGGGGCAGGACAAACACGCCCCGTATGTCCGTGTCAGACGTAGGCAGATCCGTTCCGTAAGCACGGCTTCCACTAATGCATTCGAATACAATAAGGTTACGATTGCGGAGATCCTGAATTGTCATAGTGAATGTATAGGTTTTGACAGGATGAACCGGATAAGACAGGATTGTAACTCTTGGAGTCCTGTCTTATCCGGTTCATCCTGTCAAAAAACGAAAACCCTATAAAAAAGATAAGGTTCCCTGAACATTGCAGAGAACCCTATACTGACTATTCCTAAACCCTTAACCTTTTCTACATGAAAAACTAACTTTTACTCTTTTCTGTTCCAAATACCTGACTAATTCGGCATTTATTCCAAATTACTGAATTTCAGGCATTTCGCTGGTTGGTTGATTGGCATTCCAGATAAAATTAATCATCCGGGTTGTATGGTCAGCCTGGTTCATCCAGCGATTGGCGTTTGCATCTTTGTGCTTGGCCAGTTTATTAGTTAGCTGAGCCGCAGCTTCGTTGAATTTTGCACGGTCGGTAGCACTGAGAGTCAGCACAGCGGCCGGGTTTTGGTTGTACAACGAGACAACGCTCATAAAGTTTTGCCAGTTGGTAGTATTTACAAACTTGGCAACGTTTTGTTCGATATACGAAGCAAAAAGCTTCTGCGAACCATTGACAAGCATAGTACTTGCCGGCTTGTTGGCTGCCGGGCTATCATCAGTGTTGGTGGTGGTAGCCGCGTTTGCCTGTGAAATCACTAACCCTAATCCAAGAATTACTGATGCAAAGATAACACGCGTTTTCATTGATTTGTTCTATTTGGTTTTGATTACTGAACGCACAAATGTCTATAGAAATTCCTAAACTGCAAAGGCCCATATAGGGCCTTTGCAGAATATTATTCCGAATATAATGCTGAATTTATGCCTTTTTTTTGATTGATAGCTTATTTTTACCTTAAAAACCAAATCATATATTGGTTTGCGGGTCATTGATATCTATAAAATATGTCTTCGTAAAATTATAAAATTCTTTAAAAAGTTATATCATTGGTTGTAATTATTCATAGCATTCTGTATGCCCATAGTACAAAAACTGAGTGCGGCATTACCAGCCCGGTCCAAATAGTCTGGTAACTGGATCATTTCATCTTCCGGAAACTCCCCTAATACGAAATCAACCTGCCTACCTTTCGAGAAATTATTGCCAATTCCAACCCGAAGCCGGGCGTATTCCTGGGTGTTCAACACGTCATCGATGCTTTTCAAACCGTTATGTCCACCTGGCGACCCTTTGGGCTTCAGGCGAAGCTTACCAAACGGTAAATCTTTATCGTCGGTGATAACCAGGATGTTTTCGACAGGAATGTTCTCCTGCTTCATGTAATACAGCACAGCCTTACCGCTGAGGTTCATATAGGTGGTTGGCTTTATGAAAAACAACTGTTTGCCTTTATACTGCCATTTGGCGGTATAGGCCAGGCGAGTCATTGAGAAAGTAAAGCCATGTTGTGCGGCCAGCCGGTCGAGAACCATAAAGCCAGCATTATGACGGGTAAGTGCATACTCAGGGCCAATGTTGCCCAGTCCAACAATCAAAAATTTCATAACTAGTCAATTCAGTAAGGCTACTGACTCGCGATAGGTTGTTTGGGTGCCATCGGGAAACTGGCAGTCCAGTCGGTAGATATAGACACCAACCGGGGCAGCCTGGCCATTCAGTTGGCCATCCCAAAGTGGTTCACCACTTAATAGCACAAAATTAGCACGATTATAAATCACTGCGCCCCAGCGATCATAAACCGTAAACCGGGAAATGGTTAGCGATGGAAACGTGAAGTACAGCGTGAGCGCATCGTTGTGGTTGTCCTGATTGGGAGAAAATGCCGTGGGTAGGTGAACGAGGTTGGCACAGTCGAGCGAAACAAGAACTGGTTGGGAAATTGCGCAACCCTGATTATCACGGATCGTCAGCGTATAAGCCCCGCCACTCAGGCCTGAAAATGCGGTTGTACGCTGAAATAGGTTCCCATCCAGCGAGTACTCATCCAGTTCTGTCGTCCGTGTTGAGCTAATAAGCAGAGTCCCATTCTGCTGGCCACAGGCTGCACCGGTTATCCGCACATCCACTGGTTGCGGCCCTGTACTGGCAGCCACGCTAACCGACTGACTGACTGTACAGCCCGCACTGTCCCGGACTGTAAGTAAATACGTACCGGCTTTTAAGCCGCTAAAATTGGTGCCGGGCTGGAATGTCTGGTTATCGATACTGTATTGGATCGGTTTTGTACCTCCCGATGTGCTCAGCGTTACCTCGCCATTGGCTTGCCCACAGGTCGTGGATATAGTAGTAGTAGTCAAAATAACCATCGGCTTGAAAGCCGGTACACTTAGTGCTCGATTCACTTCACAACCGTTCGCATCGCGTACCCGAAAGGTATAGGTTCCTCCTGCCACCTTCGTAAATAGCGGACTTGCCTGAAATGAAACTCCATAGTCGATGGAGTAAATCAGAGGAGCTTTGCCACCCGAAGCCACCACACTTACTTCCCCATTGGCCGTTTCGCAGTGAGGGGGTGTACTTTTTAGGCTGGTAATAGTTGGAGCGGTATCGGCCGTAATCGTAACGGGTTGTGCTGCCTGACAACCCGCAGAATCTTTGGCAACCACCGTATAGGAACCGGGATTAAGGCTGGTGAACAACGGAGTTGACTGAAATGCGCCCCCGTTCAGGCTATACTGCCAGCCCGTTGAGCCCGAAGCGACCACTTCTATCGATCCGTTCGTTTTGTCGCAGCCTGAATTGGTAGACGTTGCTTTGATGGTAGGTTCGATAACCTCAACCGTGATAGGGACGGGCGGACTTTCGTTTTGGTAGAGTGTCTGGGTAATATAAAATGTTGTGGTCTGCGATACTTTGGGCGTATAGCTATTCCCTGTTGCCAGTAGATTTGTTCCCGAAGCCGATGAATACCAACGAATGTTTTTACCCGTAACCACTAAATTGATGGGGATGCCTTTGCAGGTAGTATGCCTGGATTTTAGCACAATTCGATACAGCTCCACCTTGCCACCCGCTACATCAGTACAGGTCGTGCCATTCACAATGTTCTCGTAGGTACCAATCAGACTTTCGTCAATAGGGTTGTAGGTTACAGTGCCTCGCCAGAAACAAATATTTTTAACGGCTGTGCTGCCATTTTTGTCTGACTCGCTAAACGTTACTGTTGAGCCCGAGATATCTCCTTTTATATAAGCAACTCCGCCAAACGGCACCGACGGATTCGATGTTTGAGCTGTACCACTTAATGTAAAAGTAGCTTGATTGATTTGGAGCGCATAATTATAGATAATCTGCTTGGGGTCAGAGGGGTACGTTACGCCGAGCCAGAAGCCACCAATAGCTGGTTGTGCTATGCTTTTGAAAAAAACAAGCCCGAATACCAGTAAAAATCCAAGTGTAAAGCTTCGGTTCATAGCCATGGTTTGTGCAGTACACAAACAGATCAATCGCACTGCTAAGGTAGGTAGAATTAAGGAATAGGTATATTTTTGACAGGATTACAGGATGAACAGGATTTTGTCAGCAGAGAAATCCTGTTCATCCTGTAATCCTGTCGATAAAAGAAACTTGCCTTCGCTGCACAATTAAGTAACGACTACCGACTATTACGACTTCCTGACTATTTTTACTTCATGAACCAACAACGCCTGATTCTGTCTAGCCCGCTACTCGAAATAGTAATTAGCCGGTTGGCCCAGCAATTAATAGAAACGTACCAGGATTTTGCCGATACCGTTCTTCTGGGCATGCAGCCCCGTGGCATTTATTTTGCCGAGCGGGTTGCCCGCGAACTGAACCGGGCGCTAGGTCAAACGGTGCCGCTGGGGTATTTAGACGCTACTTTCTACCGCGATGATTTCCGCCGACGCGATACCCCGCTGCGTCCCAATACAACCCATGTTCCATTTATCATTGAAAATAAACGAGTCATTCTGATTGATGATGTGCTGGCCACCGGCCGGATGGTTCGGGCGGCACTCGATGCCATGACTGCCTTTGGACGACCGAGGAAAGTTGAACTCCTGGTGCTGGTTGACCGTCGATATAATCGGGACTTACCCATAAAACCCGATTATACCGGCAAGCGTGTTAACACACTTGAATCGCAGCAAGTGTTAGTTGAGTGGACCGAACAGGGAGCCGACGCTGACCGTATCTGGTTAGTGGGTTGATCCAAAACTCTTGTTAAATTGACGCTCTGTTTAGCCTGATGGAAATACTCAGTTTGTATTCTTTATGTTTGAGTATATATAGCTAGTAATCTGAAGGAAACAGTTAATGATAATATTTTAATAATTAAGGGCTTAATTAGACCATTTCATGCAACTTGTAGAAATAGGGATTGGCAAGTTTTTTGTAATTTAGCAGACCGTAACTAATTCTATGAGACGTCTGCAACGACTATTCGTTTTCTTTTTTGCCCTAAGCATTTTCTGTAATACAGTACAAGCGCAGACTGAGTATACGGTTACCGGACTGGTAACGGATGCTCATACCGGGGAACCCATACCGTTTGCCAGCGTTGCCCTGCTTGGCCGCCGGAGCGGTACGCTTACCGATGAGAAGGGTCGCTATACACTGAAAGTTAAAATCCTGTCAGACTCATTAGCCGTGAGTTCCATGGGGTATAAAGCCCTACGGCAGGCTATTGATCCCGAACGCCCGTCGCAGGCGGTTGATTTTAAACTTATGCCCGCCGGTACGGCTTTGCAGGAGGTGACCGTACGGGCGGGCGAAAACCCGGCCTGGCGCGTGCTTCGGCAGGTACGGAAAAATCGCTCCATCAATGATCGCAAGCGACTGGCCGCTTATGAATATGATAGCTACGTTAAAACCGACATTGCCTTAAGTCATGTAACGGAACGAATGCGACGTAATCCGCTCATCAAGCGGATCAACGAAGCTATGAGTAAACAGGATTCGATCGTTGATGATGAAGGGCATCGCTTATTACCGTTACTGGCCTCTGAGTCCGTGTCGCGCTATTATTATAGAACTGGTCCCGAACGAAAACGGGAAGATATCCGAAAAACACGAATTAAAGGGGTAGCCGTCGATGACGCCGGGCTTAGTTCGCAGTTGCTGGGCGGAACGAACTTAGTGAGCCAGAATTTCTACGACAATTACATTCCCATTCTGGGTAAGGATTTTGCCTCACCCATTGGGGATAACTGGAAAAACTGGTACGAGTTTTTTCTGGCCGATACCACTCAGATTGGCGACCATATCTGCTACGAAATTCAGTTTGACCCCAAACGAAAGGAAGATCTGGCGTTTATCGGGAAAGCCTGGATCGACACAACTACATTTGCCCTTTGCCAGATCGAAACCAAAATTGGTCAAGGGGCCAACCTGAACTATGTGCGTGCCCTGACCATTGAGCAGGAACTGGAATCCACCACCGACTCCACAGCGGGCGCTTCGGGTACGGCGGGCTGGTTGCCGGTAAGTATTAAGCTGTCGGCTAGCCTGACAGGGGTGGGAAAACAATCATTGGGGTTACGAGCTCAGGTGAGCCTTCGCAACAGCAATATCATTGTGAACCGACCCCGGCCAACAGGCTTTTATGAACAGCCCATTGAACCCAGCGATACGGTGGCTACCAGCAATGATGCCTACTGGCATTCCGTGCAACGGAATCTTGCGGGATCGGATTCGTTGAGTAAAGAAGACCAGAAGACGCGCCAGATAATCGACAAACTGCGGGCCGTACCAGCGGTGAAGATGGCTGAGGCTGTGGGGCAGGTGGCCATCACCGGTTTTTATAAACTTGGAGGATTTGATCTGGGACCCTATCCCTATCTGTTCGCCGTAAATAGTGTTGAAGGCCTGCGGACCCGAATCGGGTTTCGAACCAATGAGCAATTCAGTCGTAATTGGGTACTACGAGGCTATTTAGCCTACGGTACATTGGATCATGAATTCAAATACGGTGGCGAAGTCGATTATCTATTCTCACGGCAGCACTGGACTGTGGCGGGTGTTCGCATTGCGAATGACCTGGAGCGTTTAGGACTAACGCCTGAGTTGATTGGAGGTAATCGGATTTTCTACGCCCTGAGTCGCTTTGGACGGTATCGGGGTGGCTATCAGAGCTATCAGAAAGAAGTTTTCTTCAAAACCGAGCCTGTCAAAGGGATTTTACTAACGGCTATGTTGGGTAGTCGGACATTCAACCCACTTTTCCCATTTCATTATAGGCTGGATCCTGGGTTGGGTGAACAGTCACCTTTGCGGTCCGATATTGACGATGCCTACTGGTCAATTGAAGCGCGCCTTGCCCGCAAAGAAAAATACATCATGGATGGTAACGAGCGGATCACACTGGGCACCAAACGGGCACCTGTTCTTACGATTCGCTACACACGCGGTTTGAAAGCACTCGGAGGTGAATACGACTACCACCGGATTACACTACGGGCGCAGCAGTCCCTGCGGCTAGGGGCACTTGGCCGGATGACCTATTTGCTGTCGGCAGGGTATACGCCTTCTGTTATGCCCGCTCCGATGCTGTTTCCGCACATTGGTAACCCAACTCCATTGCTGACGACTAATACCTTTAACCGGATGCAGTTCTATGAATTCGTGAGTGATCGGTTTGTGGCCGTTCACGTACAGCACCGGTTTGAAGGATTGCTATTTAACCGTATACCAGGTATCCGAAAACTGAACTGGCGATTGATTGCCAATTTTGATGCACTCTGGGGTAGTTTGTCAAAGGAGAACCAGGCAGTGGCGAGTGTTAAACCGTTGCCAGATGGCGTAAGACCCATTTATTTTGGTGCTCTCGACGGTGCTAAACCGTATATGGAAGTTGGTTACGGAATCGATAACATCTTTAAACTCATTCGGATTCAGGCCATCCACCGGTTGAATTACCTGGATGATGGCCCAAATGGCATTCCGCTTAATTCGTTTGCCCTAAAAGCATCAGCAACGCTTAGTTTTTAAGTACTCATTTCCCCATCCATTTCTTAAACTCCATGGCCCGTTCGCGGCTTACCAGCACTTCGTCGTCGGGGGTAGGGCGGAGGGTTAGTTTGAGTTTGTTGTTAAAGTACGAATGAACCTGCTGAACGGAGCTGATCTCGACAACAAACTGCCGGTTCGCGCGGAAAAACTGAGTGGGTTCCAGCATCGCTTCCAATTCATCGAGCGTATAATCGACCGAAAACTTCTGGTTGGCACGGGTACGGAAGAGACTTACACCGTCTTCGGAATAGAAATAAGCAATGTCGGCTACGTCGATGGGTAGCCACTGAGACAGGTGTTTGACTAAAAAGCGTTTCCGATACTCGGTGGGTTGGATCTGCTGGCGAAGCTGCTGAACCAGGGCGTTGATCGTAGCCGTTCCCATTGGCTCTACCGCTGGTTGCGTAACTAACCGTCGTTGTTTAGCTAAACTAGCTTCCAGTTCCTGCCGTTTGATGGGTTTGAGCAGGTAGTCGATGCTGTTGACCTTGAATGCCTTCAGCGCATACTCATCGTAGGAGGTCGTGAAAATTATGGGCGACTCGACGGCTGTCTGTTCAAATATCTCAAAACTCTGCCCATCGGCCAGTTCAATATCCATCAAAATCAGATCAGGAGCGGGGTTATCCTGGAGCCAGGCCACCGATGCCCGTACGCTGGCCGTTGTGCCAACGATCTGTAGCGTAGGGTCAACATCCTGCAACAATTTTGTCAGCTTGCGGACCGCTAATTCTTCATCTTCAACGATCAGTACATTCATAATCAAACGCGTTTATCAAGTCTCGCTTTTATAGTCTATTAAATGTAGCCATTACTAGGCTTGTCTGCCAGCAGTCTTTTGAATGAAACCGCAAAATCAGGGGGTGAATTTGCATAAACTACTCCTGAACTGTAGGGTGTTTTTTTCTGAACGGTCAGGAAAAGCATCATTCACTTGAGTTCCTCACTAAGGTTGATTCTACAGAATCCATATGGGTATCAGGCGGCAGCGCTTACCAATTTCTCCGAACTGATTAGTGGTAAGGTTACTGTAAAATAAGGTGCTTCGTCCACCACATCTACATCGCCCACGCCCAGCAACCGATACTTATTGATAATGTTACTCAACCCTACCTGATTCGATACCGCATGAACCGCTTTGCGTTGCAGGTTATTCTGCACCACCAGCCTGCCATCGTCGCGGGTTTCGATACGGATATGCAGCGGCTGCTCAGGTAAAATAACATTGTGCTTTACGGCATTTTCCAGCAATAGTTGCAGCGTCAACGGGGGGAGTTGATAGGTGTAATAGTGCTCACTGATAACTTCCTCTAGTTGAAGGTGTTCGCCATGGCGGGTTCGTAATAAGTGGAAATACGATCGGGTAAATCTCAGTTCCTGATCCAGCGTTGCCAGTTCAGTTTCGTTGGCTCGTAACAGGTACCGATAAACACTACTCATTTCATCAATGAATTTCTGGGCCTGATCCGGGTCTTCTTCAATCAGCGAAGAAAGCGAGTTAAGCGCATTGAACAGGAAATGTGGACTGATTTGCCCTTTGAGACCATCAAGCTGGCTCCGTAAGTTAGCCTGCTGAAGTTGATCTGCTTCCCGAAGAGCGGCATCCCATTGTTCGAAGGTATAAATGCTTTCATGAACTATATTGACAAGTAGGTTGCCTATAGCACTGATAATGAGCGTCCATTGAAGGTGAGTTTCATTGAATACGTAGCCTGGAAAGTGTACCCAGGCATAGCCATAGAAAAAGCCAAGAATCATGGTCGAGGACATAACGACGTGAATACTCCAGGCAAGGCATAAGCGCAGGGCCGTTTGTCGGATATGCGGAAATCGTTTTCGAAGCCAGAGGGCAGGAACCGCATGCAGGAAGTAGGCGGGTGTCCAGAAAATGATGATACTGATGGTAGCGGGCAAGAATACATTGATATCCTCGAAATAAGCAAAACCAAACAGGGCATAATTGAGTAAACCGAAATAAACGGGTAGAATATACAGCGCGATACGGGTGTCCTGTTGAGTGAAAATGTTCAGGTTCACGGGTGGTCAGCTGGCTAAGAGGTTAAGTTCGATCGAATGCTGCGTCGTCAGTGGTAGTGTAACACTGAATAGTTGGTCGTTGTCGAAGATGTACAAGGAGGGTAAGCCCAGGGCCGAAAACTGGGCCGCTAGCTGGCCCAGCCCTCCTGATGGTGTTGCCACCTGCACTAATTTTCGCTGGAGCAGGTTACTCACCTCAAGTCGGTTGCCTGCTAAATAACGAACTGTAATGGTTAGCGGATTATTCGTGGATAAACTGTTATAGCGAATGGCATTATCGACCAGTATTTGTAAGGTTAATGGCGGTAATAGCAGATCAGATGCGGCTGGGTTTGTCTCAATATGCCAGCGTAGAGCGGCCCCATAACGCTCATTGAGTAAATACCGATACGCATCCAGAAATGCTAGCTCATCGGTTAATGATACCAATGAGCGCTGGCCCGCCTGAAGCATGTAGCGGTATACACTCGCCAGCTCGTCCAGAAATGCACCAGCCCTACGACGGTCTTCGCTAATCAGAGCCGATAATGAGTTCAGACTGTTAAACAGAAAGTGCGGATTTACCTGATTTTTCAACTGGGCTAACTCATTCAGTAACCGATTTTTCTTGACTGCTTCGGCTTGCTCCACAGCTAATCTGTACTGCCGCAAATTGTAAGAGCCCTCGTAATAACTGCCAACGACTACCACAAAAAATAACGCCATGGCCACCGGGAGCAGATAATCGTCGGGAAAAATAGGTTTCGGGATACGACCACTCGGGTCGAGCTGATACATCGTCCAGGTTTCGACGAGTTGGTCAAATACCGTGAAGAGGGAGTAGCCTCCGAATGTTTTCCAGATTCGTTTACGGGTATTTGGTCGGCCTGGATATTGCTGCCGCACCTTTATCACCCACCAGAGTAGCAAGTGCCAGAGAAACGTGGTAGAAATGAGTCCCCATACGACTGTGAGAGCAACTAGCTGTTCATCGTACCCATAAGCCGCAATCGTAAGCAGTACAAACGGCAATACGGCCACCGGAATACCAATCAGGCGTACCCAGCGGTCGTTAAGTGCGTCGAACGAAAGCGCAGAGAGAGGAACGTTCATAGACGAAAATTACGACATTTTCGGGAACGATTATAGGGTAATCGGTAGGTATGTCCCTCAAAAGTCTACCTGGTATAACATTTCCAGCTGTCGCTCATTCAGTTTGGCGGGTAAGAGTCGAAACAGACCATTTCGTACCATCATAAGGAATTTATTCTCAACCTGTGCTACCGTACCAATTCGTCGGGAGGTTTTACTAATTATGTGGGTACGTTTTAACCGTCGTTGTTCAAACCGTTTAAATGCGTCTGGTACAGTACCCCCCTTTGCCAGCTCATCTGCCAGTACAACTGCATCTTCAATAGCCTGACAGGCCCCCTGACCCAGATTAGGCGTGGTGGCGTGGGCCGCATCACCCAACAAGACTACCTTATCGAAGGCATAGCGCGCCAGTGGTTTAAGGTCGCAGATGTCATTCCAGATCAATGCGTTGTCGGGTGTGCGGGCGATCACATCCGGGATTGGCGAATGATAGCTGTCGAACTGCCTGAGCAGATCGTTGGGTGTACGGGCACGCATTCGGGAATCGTTTGCCGGGGCATTCTGTGTGGCAAACCAGTACAGTTGATTAGTAGCCAATGGTACTACGCCAACGCGCCCAGCTGTGCCCCAGGTTTCCGATGCTTCCGACAAATTCAGCCCTGTGGCATCAACCACCGCTCGCCAGCAGGTATAGCCTGCATACCGTGCTTTGGAGTCGGGCATCAGTTGCTGACGGATGGGCGAGTGGATGCCATCGGCCACCAGTAAGTAGTCAGCTTCATGCGTAGTGTCATCATCGAATTGAATAATAACTTTATCCGGTTGCTGGTTTATCTGTATACCGCGCTTACCCATGTGCACAACTCCGTTATCGAGTTGATGCAGAAGCACCTGATGCAGGGCGGCCCGGTGAATACTAAAATTGTCGAGACCATATTTCTGACTGATTACCCGACTATCTGTGCGGGTAACAACGCGTCCATGCTGGTCATAAATGGTAAACGCATCGAGAAGCCGCCCTGCCTGAACCACCTCATCAGCAATACCTAGTCGCTGAAAGGCTTTGATCGCATTGGCTGCTAAAGCCAGTCCGGCACCCAGTGGTTTACTAACTGGAGCAGCTTCAAAAACGCTGGCACGAATGCCAATTTTTTGTAGAGCCAGCGCCGTTGTCAATCCTACGATACCCCCTCCAAGAATGGTGAACGATGTTGATGGCTTAGTCATAATGGAAAAACGGTTACCTGGGACAAGAGATTAGGCGAGTTAGCAAGTCAAAATTGGCAGAAAATGAAACGAGTGCTCTGGATAAGTAGGACGAAACCGCATTTCTTTGGGTTGAAACACCTATAGTTGGTGGAGTGGCGAAGTAAGACTAGTAAGTGAATGTTGCTAATGAGCGGTTTCCGTGTGTAAATAACTTTATGCTTCTACTCCGTGTTCTCCCTGAAACTAGTTGTTATATGCCGCTCGTTGCCCCCACAACCATTCAAAAAGTAGCTGGCGAAAGCCTGACCGAAGCCCCTGATCTGCTGGCCGTTGAGGAACCTCTCGAAATTCGACTCGGGTTTGGTCCAATGAGTAATCGCCAGCAGAAACCCGTATCGGTTACCATGCGGACGCCGGGTAACGATGAAGAACTGGCCATGGGGTTTCTGTTCACGGAAGGTATTATTCACCAACCTTCCGATATTGTTTCATGCCGACATTGTGTACAGGACGCTCATAAAGAAGGCAACGTGCTGCGGGTTGAACTTCATCCTGACATACTCGTTGACTGGGCACGACTGGAACGGAACACCTTTACCTCATCGAGTTGCGGGTTGTGCGGCAAAGCGACGATTGAGGCTGTCAGTGTACTTACGCCCGGCCCAGTTGCGTCGGATGTTGTAGTGACCTCGTCTGTACTCCATTCGTTGTCGGAGCGCGTTCGGGAAACCCAGCTGGCCTTTGCCTACACAGGTGGTATTCATGCAGCCGCCTTGTTTGATGCCGATGGAAAGCTACTATTGGTTCGTGAGGACATTGGCCGACACAATGCACTGGATAAACTCATTGGAGCTGCCTTCTGGCAAAATTGGTTGCCACTCAGTCAGTACGGTATTTTTCTGAGTGGTCGGATTGGCGTTGAACTCGTCCAGAAAAGCTGGATGGCGGGTGTACCGATTCTGGCCGCTGTGGGTGCCCCGTCGAGCCTGGCCGTACAAATGGCGCAGGAAGCCCAAATCACGCTGGCCGGTTTTGTGCGGAACGAACGATTTAACCTCTACAGTGAGCCGGGCCGGATTCGGGTACTGCAAACGGTTTAAACTGGTACTTGTATCCTGTTACGTTAGGCGTAGTCTGAGACTATGCTCAACAATCCTAATGAGTTACATGATTAGGCACTCGTATCCTCAGCGCTCCGGGCCGAATATCAGCTTTTAATGTAGTAACCTGGCCCCGGTATTCGCCATCCACCTGGAAATAGGCTTTTCGCTTCGTTTCAATACTGACCGATGTAGTCGAAATAATCTCAATTTTCTTCGGGTCGAAGGGCTGGAACCGCCAGAATAGTTTCAGAATCTCCCAGATCGATAAGCGCCGGAAAATAACTACTTCAAATTTTCCGTCTCCCAGATCACCATCAG
Coding sequences:
- the pyrR gene encoding bifunctional pyr operon transcriptional regulator/uracil phosphoribosyltransferase PyrR; the protein is MNQQRLILSSPLLEIVISRLAQQLIETYQDFADTVLLGMQPRGIYFAERVARELNRALGQTVPLGYLDATFYRDDFRRRDTPLRPNTTHVPFIIENKRVILIDDVLATGRMVRAALDAMTAFGRPRKVELLVLVDRRYNRDLPIKPDYTGKRVNTLESQQVLVEWTEQGADADRIWLVG
- a CDS encoding gliding motility-associated C-terminal domain-containing protein, which produces MNRSFTLGFLLVFGLVFFKSIAQPAIGGFWLGVTYPSDPKQIIYNYALQINQATFTLSGTAQTSNPSVPFGGVAYIKGDISGSTVTFSESDKNGSTAVKNICFWRGTVTYNPIDESLIGTYENIVNGTTCTDVAGGKVELYRIVLKSRHTTCKGIPINLVVTGKNIRWYSSASGTNLLATGNSYTPKVSQTTTFYITQTLYQNESPPVPITVEVIEPTIKATSTNSGCDKTNGSIEVVASGSTGWQYSLNGGAFQSTPLFTSLNPGSYTVVAKDSAGCQAAQPVTITADTAPTITSLKSTPPHCETANGEVSVVASGGKAPLIYSIDYGVSFQASPLFTKVAGGTYTFRVRDANGCEVNRALSVPAFKPMVILTTTTISTTCGQANGEVTLSTSGGTKPIQYSIDNQTFQPGTNFSGLKAGTYLLTVRDSAGCTVSQSVSVAASTGPQPVDVRITGAACGQQNGTLLISSTRTTELDEYSLDGNLFQRTTAFSGLSGGAYTLTIRDNQGCAISQPVLVSLDCANLVHLPTAFSPNQDNHNDALTLYFTFPSLTISRFTVYDRWGAVIYNRANFVLLSGEPLWDGQLNGQAAPVGVYIYRLDCQFPDGTQTTYRESVALLN
- a CDS encoding DNA polymerase beta superfamily protein, giving the protein MTIQDLRNRNLIVFECISGSRAYGTDLPTSDTDIRGVFVLPQADLYGLRYVEQVNDDKNDVIFYELRRFVELLSKNNPNILELLCAPDDCIIYKHPVVDRLQPADFLSKLCRDTFAGYAISQIKKARGLNKKILNPMPKERKSLLNFCYVVRGQGSIPVLDWLADRGGQSENCGLVNVPHARDVYALFYDETAKLGFQGLISGIDSAEVSLSSVPKDREPETYLYVNHDGYSSYCKDYREYWDWVEKRNDARYQNTIEHGKNYDAKNMMHTFRLLDMAFEILETGQVLVRRPNRADLLKIRAGAFDYDDLISQAEQKVVQIDAAAARSFLPNRPDVDRINQILVEMRTELYAKGNDFQE
- the pth gene encoding aminoacyl-tRNA hydrolase: MKFLIVGLGNIGPEYALTRHNAGFMVLDRLAAQHGFTFSMTRLAYTAKWQYKGKQLFFIKPTTYMNLSGKAVLYYMKQENIPVENILVITDDKDLPFGKLRLKPKGSPGGHNGLKSIDDVLNTQEYARLRVGIGNNFSKGRQVDFVLGEFPEDEMIQLPDYLDRAGNAALSFCTMGIQNAMNNYNQ